CGGTTTTGATGTTTCCCTTCATCACGAAGTGGGCCTTTCCCTCGACAACGGCCTTCACCGCATCGTCGGCTGGGTTTGCGGATTCGGTGATTTGGAACTTTGAGATGTCTATGTTCAACGTTTCGGCAAGTTTCTTTATTTTCTCCACGTTCCCAAACAGTATTGCATCCACAATACCCTCTTTCGAGGCCATATCCAACGCTTTAAGTACAGCATCGTCATCGGCAGCCGCAACAGAAACGATCCTTTTGCCAACCGATTTAGCTTTGTCGAGCAACTCAACAAGATTTTTCATGGTTGCTCCCTCCAGACTTTCGGTTTCTCCTCACCGGTGAGAACTCTCAAAGCTCCGTACGCGAGCGCTTCCATTTCCATCTCTCCAGGCACCACGAAAATCGGTGCGAATTTGTAAACGTAAGACTTTATCATATTTACGAACCTTTCGCTATGGGCCATTCCACCGGTGAGAACGATGGCGTCCACCTTTCCTTTCAAGGCAACACACATCGCACCGATCTCCTGGGCAATCTGATAGGCCATCGCTTCAATAACTTCCAAGGCTTTTGGATCGTTCTCGGCCATCTTAAACGCTTCGCGTAAATCGTTCGTTCCGAGGTAAGCTACAAGACCACCTTTGCCAACAAACATCTTCTTCAACTCATCTTTCGTGTACTTGCCAGAGTAAGCAAGTTTCACAACATCACCCACGGGGAGTTCGCCGGTACGTTCAACACTGAACGGTCCTTCGTCGTTTGCGTTGTTTACATCTATCATCCTGCCCTTTTCAAAAGGAGCAACCGAAATACCACTTCCAAGGTGCGCGATAACCATATTTGTCTCATCAAAGCGCTTACCTAACTCCTCGGCTATCCTCATTCCGACGATTCGCATGTTCAAAATGTGCGAAAGGCTCCGTCTTTCTATATCGCGTATACCACTTAGCCGTGCTTCCGGAATCATTTCGTCAACGCTCACAGGATCCGTTATGAAAACAGGAATGGGCTTAGAAGCCTTTTTTGAAAGCTCGTACGCGATAATCGCCGCGAGATTTGACGCGTGTTGGACCTTGGTCTTATTCATCAAGTAGTCAACCATGTATTCATCGACAATGTACGTACCACTCTCGACGGGCGGTAGAATCCCACCACGTGCTGCAATCGCATCGAGCTCTTCCAAGGAAATGTTGTTCTTTGTCAAGAATTCCAACACGGCTCGCTCACGCATTTCACGTTGTTCCATAATTGTTTTGTACCTTTCAAGCTCCTCAACGCTGTGGGTAAGATTCTCCTGAATTTTTTTCATCTTATCCTCGAACAACGCAACTTTCGTACTTGTGGCCCCCGGATTAATAACCAGTACCTTCATCCTATCAACCCTTTCCTCTTACCGTATTCAACAACGACAGCCTTGAGTCTTTTGACGCCTTCGATTATTTTTTCTTCCGGTGGTAAACAGAACGAGAGCCTCATTGATGTTGAGACACTATCGTCAATTGTGAACGCTTGTCCTGGGATGTAGTAAATCATCTTCTCTTTGGCAATCTCGAACATGTCCATCGTGTCAAAACCATCTGGAAGTGTCAACCACGTGAAAAGACCACCTTGCGGGTTCACCCAGTGAACACCCTTGATATCTGCAAATTCTTCCTCGAGAGCTTTCATCATAACGTCCTTTTTCCTTTTGTAAAGTTCGATTCCGGGTTTGAGTTGTTCAAAGAGATCGTAGCGCTCAAGGTACCTTGCCGCGATCCTCTGGTTCAAACTCGGACTACAAAGGTCAGCAGCTTGTTTTGCTAAGGTTGCTTTTCTGACTATATCGGCACGTCCTATAATCATTCCTATCCTCAGTCCGGGGGTAAGGATCTTGCTGAACGTGTTGAGCAAAACTACCCTGTCTGGACCTGCGAGTTTGTAAAGTGCTGGCAGATGCTCTCCTTCGAACCTGAGCATACCGTAAGGATCATCCTCGATAACGAGTAAATCGTATTTTTCAGCGAGTTCTACGAGTCTTTTCCGTTTCTCGAGGCTCATCGTGACACCAGCCGGGTTGTGGAAATTCGGAACTGTGTATATGAACTTCACGTTTTTGATTTTTCCTTCGCTGTCGAGTTCCTTGAGTTTCCTTTCCAAGTAGTCGACGTCCATTCCGTCGTCCTGGAGGGGGATCGTGATGAACTGCGGGAACATCATTCGGAAGGCACTCGCAGCACCGAGGTACACGGGGAATTCGACGATACAAATGCTGTCCTTATCGAGGAAGACACGCGCGAGTAAATCGAGAGCCTGTTGGGAACCTGTTGTAAAGAGTATATTCGGTCTGTCGATTCCCGTGATTCCGTACATTCTCTCGAGTAGCTTCGCGATCTGCTTAACCAGTTCATCATCACCTTCGGTAGTGTTGTACTGAAGGGTGTACGCATATTCTTTCTCTATTACCTCTTTCGCAATTTCGGCAAGTTCGTGCCTGGGGAATGTGTTTGGATCCGGAACACCTCCACCGAACGAAATTGAACCGGGTATTGATGCGTATTTTAGCAATTCGCGGATGAGTGAGGACCTCAGATTTTTACCAGTCTCCGAAAGCTTTAACTCGATATCCATGCACTACCACGCTCCCTTTTCAAAGTTGGGATTTTTCAACTTCCACACTTATAATAGCAAAAACGTGCCAAAGTTCAAAACAGGACATCGCAAGTTTTAAATCGTTTTGCTAAGCATAGAGAAGAAAATCATAGTTTTTGCAACTTGCAAATCTTTGCATGCAAAAAATTTCATCAGCGAGGATATTGGCATTGACTTACGCGGGTTGTAAAATGAGTCTTGGAGTGGTCGAAAATGACTTTTGAAAATTCGATAGCATTTCTCTAAACCTTTTGAGGAGGAGGGAGCCGGATGGTTAGAAGGTACTTGTTGTTATCACCAGGTCCAACACCCGTGCCACATGAGATACTTTTGGAGGGTGCAAAAGAAACAATTCACCATAGGACTCCGGAATTCGTGAAGATACTCGAGGAAACGCTTGAACTTTGCAAATACGTTTTCCAAACAAAATACCCTGTCTATGTTTTGACCGCGTCAGGAACGGGTGCCTTGGAAACGGCAGTAGTTAACCTCGTTAGCCCCGGTGAAAAGGCTATCATCGTGAACGCGGGTAAGTTTGGTGAACGATGGGTTAAGATCGCGCAGGCATACAATGTGAACGTCGTTGAAATCAAGCTCGATTGGGGTAAAGCGGTCACACCCGAGATGATCGAAAAGGCAATGAAAGAGCATCCGGATGCGAAAGTTGTCTTCACAACGTACAGTGAAACTTCAACGGGTACGGTTATCGACCTTGAAAACATCGCGAAACTGACGAAGGACACGGATGTAATTCTCGTTACGGACGCGGTCAGTGGCTTACTTGCCGAGCCGTTGAAAATGGATGAATGGGGTGTTGATGTTGTCGTCTCCGGTTCGCAGAAAGGTTGGATGCTACCTCCCGGCCTTGCGTTCATAGCGATCAACGACAAAGCGTACGCGAAGGTTGAGAAGTGCACAAATAGCAGGTACTACTTCGACCTAAGGCAGTACAAGAAGAGCTCTCCGGATAATCCATGGACAACGGCTGTTAACTTAATCTACATGCTAAACAAAGCGGTGAAGATGATAAAAGAAGAAGGAATCGAGAACGTTTGGGAAAGACACAGACTCTACGGTGAAGCTACCAGAGCTGCGGTCAGGGAACTCGGTTTGACCTTCTTCTCCGAAAGGCCTGGTAACGTCCTGACAGCCGTCAACTCACCGGAGGGAATCCCGGCAAGCAAACTGACAAAGCTCATGAGGGACAAATACGGAGTCACGATAGCGGCAGGTCAGGAACCAATGAAAGATGAAATTTTCAGAATCTCGCACCTTGGATACTTAACACCGTTTGATATCATCACCGGTATAACAGCCCTCGAATTTGCACTCGCCGAGCTTGGTTACAAGGTACAGATCGGAAAAGGCGTACTTGCAGCTGAAGAAGTTCTCTTCAAAGGGTTGGTGAAATAATGCTAAGGATACATGTGAATGATCCTCTTGATAAACAGGCTACCGAAAAGCTAAAATCCATACCGAATGTTGAGGTCACATCTCAACATTACGAGAAAGAAGAGCTTTTGAAAATCATTCCGGAAGTTGATGTACTCATCGTAAGAAGTGCCACAAAGGTTACTGCAGACATTATCGAAGCAGGTACGAGACTAAAAATAATCGGTCGTGCCGGTACCGGGCTTGACAACATCGACGTTAAAGCCGCGGAAGCGAAGGGTATCAAAGTTCTCAACACACCTGGTGCGAACAGTATTTCCGTTGCCGAACTCACGATCGGACTGATGATCGCGTGCTCAAGGCATATTGCCCGTGGGACGATCGATCTCAAGAACGGCAAGTGGACAAAGAAGGAACTCGAGGGTCACGAACTTTATGGAAGAACGGTCGGTATAATCGGTTTTGGAAACATCGGTCGTGAGGTTGCCAAGAGACTTTTGGCTTTCGACATGAGGGTGCTTGCGTACGATCCTTTCGTGAAGGAGACGGATATGCCTGTCCAGCTCGTTGACCTCGAGACGATCTACAGAGAGAGCGATTACATAACCATTCACGTGCCACTCACACCGGAGACGAAGAACATGATAAACAAGGAAACGTTTGCGAAGATGAAGGATGGGGTCATCATAATTAACGCGGCTCGCGGTGGGATAATCAACGAAGAGGATCTCTACGAGGCACTCGTGAGTGGCAAGGTGTACGCAGCAGGTCTTGATGTGTTCGAAGTCGAGCCACCGACGGACGAGCTGAGGCAGAAACTTCTGGCTTTACCGAACGTCGTTGCAACTCCACATGTTGGTGCGTCCACGTTTGAAGCACAGGAAAGAGTTGGAATGCTACTTGTCGAAAGATTGATAAAAGAGATAGAGGCATTGTAATAAATGGAAATAAGCAACCAAAACGGGAAGGCTCAATGCCTTCCCGTTTTTTTAGTCCTTGAGAGCTTCGTAGACGTTTCTTATGTCTTTTATCCTCTTAACGAAAGCTTCGACAACCTTTGGATCAAAATGACTTCCACTTTCTTGTTGGATGATTTTGACTGCTTCATCGAACGGTATCGCTTCCTTATACGGTCGTTTCGTTGTTAACGCGTCGAAGACATCCGCAAGTGCCACTATCCTACCTTCGATGCTGATTTCCTCACCTTTCTTTCCCACAGGATATCCCCTTCCATCCCAGCGTTCATGGTGGTCGGCGATGATGTTCTTCATCGTCTCCAGACTCTTTGGCTCCATGATGTTTCGAGCGTTTTGTTGGAACTCCTCGATGATTTTCACACCTTTTTCAACGTGAGTCTTCATGATTTCCCACTCTTCCGGATCAAGTTTTCCGGGCTTCAGGAGAATAGAGTCGGGAATACCGACCTTTCCGATATCGTGGAGTGGGGAGAATTCGTAGATTTCACGGATAAGTTTCGGACTGAGTGCAAGCTCTTCGGCAATTATCTTTGCGTAAAGGGATACCCTTCTGATATGGTTTCCCGTTTCGTTATCTTTGAATTCCACAAGATTCACAAGGCTGTTTCCGAAGTGTGAGAGCAGACGTTGAATGGTGAGTGAATAGAAAAGTCTGTACGAGAGGATATTCAAAATCGACGCAAATAATTTCGCATCCTGCTCGGTGTAATTGTTTTCTCTTTCCGAAGAAAGGAAGAAAAATCCAAACGGACGACTGTTGATCGTGGCAACCACAGTAAGACTTGAACGAAAACCTTCGTCGAGGATTAGTTTAGTACTTGGCGATTTTGTCTTTTCGTACCTCTCAGAAAGGTTGTTGATGATTCTGGTCGTTTGGTTGTTCTTAATCATATCTCCAAGTGAGGTCTCATATAACTTTTGCACGAAACCTGCTTTTAGGCGTGGTTCGACTCCAGGCTTGGAAATGTACGCAACCTCAGCGATAACCTCCTCGTTTTCCCAATCTATAAGAGCTACCGAGAATCGCTGGGAATTGAACAGACTACAGAGATACGGACCGACTGTGAAAATGAAGTCTTCGATGGAAGTGTTTATAGGGGCGTGCTTGAAGGCGTTATATATCGACTGAACGAGGTTAATGCTCTCGATTGAACGATTCAAGGAAAAATCTTCGAGGAACTCTGGTTTTCCCACAGGTATCGGTGAGATGTAGATGTTGTCGGAAATCTCTTTAACTTTATCCAATATCTTCACAATGTACCTCTTCACACGGTTAGTTGTTATTGCAAGGAGCAGTAGAATGAGGGTAGAGACTATTATAAGTGAAACGTATGCAGTCCTCACAGCCACGTTGTGCAATCGGAGCTTTTCTAATTCGTACTTTCTCAAAAAATTCGCGAAGTTTCTAACCTCTACGGTGACTTCCTCTCTTGGAATGCTTGATTCCTCAAGAGCTTTGAGTAATCCATGATAGCGCGTGGTATCGTAACCGAACCTTTCCATCATCGGGAGGAGTTTATCAAAGCTTTGACGCCCTGCAACTACTTCGTTGATAACTGAAAAACAAGCCCGCAAATCCTTGTATACGTTTTCGAAGGTTTCAATTTTTCTCACTATGAATCCCAAAATCGAAAAGATGTACAAAACAAGGATTATCGCAATAATAGTGCTTGTTTTCAAGCATTTTCGGATACTACGCATTTTTTTCACATACATCACCGTCACTTCCGGGAGAAATGAAAATACTTACAAGTTCTCCACTATCTCTCTTATATCCTCCTCGGCCGTTAGTTGTAAGAAGATATCTTCGAGGGAACCTTTATAGGTGTTCTTCAATTCGGAAACCGTAGCCTCGGCTATTATTCTTCCCCTGTTGATTATGGCAACTCTTTCGCACATTTTCTCGGCAATCTCCAAGATGTGCGTTGTCATAAAAACCGTTGTGCCTTCGTTTGAGTACTTTCTCAAGAGTTCCTTGAGTACACGCGCACTTTTCGCGTCGAGTCCAACGGTGGGTTCGTCCAAAAAGAGCACTTTTGGTTTCCGCATCAGTACCGATACGAGCATCAACTTTTGCTTCATACCGTGCGACATCTCGGAGACGAGTTTATCCAGGTAATCTATTTGAAATGCGTTGCAGAGCTCCTCGACTCGCTGACGAATGTCGGAGAAATTGATCCTGAAAATGGCTGAAACAAATTCGAGGAATTCGTATCCCCTAAGGTGTTCGTAAATCTTAGGTTCATCCGGTACAACTCCTATCATCCGTTTAATCTCTATTTCATACTTGTCCATATCCAATCCGAGGATTTGTACTTTTCCGCTCGTCGGTTTCAGCGTACCGGTCAGCATTTTTATCGTTGTCGTTTTTCCCGCACCGTTTGGGCCGAGAAAGCCGAAGATTTCCCCTTCTCTCACATTGAGACTGATGTTATCTACAGCAACGAAATCGCCGAATTTCTTCGTTAATCCTTGGGCAACGATTGCCGATTTCATCGTTGATTCCCTCCGTATTGAGTATTTCAATTTATTATACCATACCTTCGTTGTACCTGGTTAAGCAAGTGTGGTATGATTAAATCA
The genomic region above belongs to Fervidobacterium thailandense and contains:
- a CDS encoding HD-GYP domain-containing protein, whose translation is MYVKKMRSIRKCLKTSTIIAIILVLYIFSILGFIVRKIETFENVYKDLRACFSVINEVVAGRQSFDKLLPMMERFGYDTTRYHGLLKALEESSIPREEVTVEVRNFANFLRKYELEKLRLHNVAVRTAYVSLIIVSTLILLLLAITTNRVKRYIVKILDKVKEISDNIYISPIPVGKPEFLEDFSLNRSIESINLVQSIYNAFKHAPINTSIEDFIFTVGPYLCSLFNSQRFSVALIDWENEEVIAEVAYISKPGVEPRLKAGFVQKLYETSLGDMIKNNQTTRIINNLSERYEKTKSPSTKLILDEGFRSSLTVVATINSRPFGFFFLSSERENNYTEQDAKLFASILNILSYRLFYSLTIQRLLSHFGNSLVNLVEFKDNETGNHIRRVSLYAKIIAEELALSPKLIREIYEFSPLHDIGKVGIPDSILLKPGKLDPEEWEIMKTHVEKGVKIIEEFQQNARNIMEPKSLETMKNIIADHHERWDGRGYPVGKKGEEISIEGRIVALADVFDALTTKRPYKEAIPFDEAVKIIQQESGSHFDPKVVEAFVKRIKDIRNVYEALKD
- a CDS encoding ABC transporter ATP-binding protein; translated protein: MKSAIVAQGLTKKFGDFVAVDNISLNVREGEIFGFLGPNGAGKTTTIKMLTGTLKPTSGKVQILGLDMDKYEIEIKRMIGVVPDEPKIYEHLRGYEFLEFVSAIFRINFSDIRQRVEELCNAFQIDYLDKLVSEMSHGMKQKLMLVSVLMRKPKVLFLDEPTVGLDAKSARVLKELLRKYSNEGTTVFMTTHILEIAEKMCERVAIINRGRIIAEATVSELKNTYKGSLEDIFLQLTAEEDIREIVENL
- the buk gene encoding butyrate kinase, whose protein sequence is MKVLVINPGATSTKVALFEDKMKKIQENLTHSVEELERYKTIMEQREMRERAVLEFLTKNNISLEELDAIAARGGILPPVESGTYIVDEYMVDYLMNKTKVQHASNLAAIIAYELSKKASKPIPVFITDPVSVDEMIPEARLSGIRDIERRSLSHILNMRIVGMRIAEELGKRFDETNMVIAHLGSGISVAPFEKGRMIDVNNANDEGPFSVERTGELPVGDVVKLAYSGKYTKDELKKMFVGKGGLVAYLGTNDLREAFKMAENDPKALEVIEAMAYQIAQEIGAMCVALKGKVDAIVLTGGMAHSERFVNMIKSYVYKFAPIFVVPGEMEMEALAYGALRVLTGEEKPKVWREQP
- a CDS encoding hydroxyacid dehydrogenase, with product MLRIHVNDPLDKQATEKLKSIPNVEVTSQHYEKEELLKIIPEVDVLIVRSATKVTADIIEAGTRLKIIGRAGTGLDNIDVKAAEAKGIKVLNTPGANSISVAELTIGLMIACSRHIARGTIDLKNGKWTKKELEGHELYGRTVGIIGFGNIGREVAKRLLAFDMRVLAYDPFVKETDMPVQLVDLETIYRESDYITIHVPLTPETKNMINKETFAKMKDGVIIINAARGGIINEEDLYEALVSGKVYAAGLDVFEVEPPTDELRQKLLALPNVVATPHVGASTFEAQERVGMLLVERLIKEIEAL
- a CDS encoding PLP-dependent aminotransferase family protein, translating into MDIELKLSETGKNLRSSLIRELLKYASIPGSISFGGGVPDPNTFPRHELAEIAKEVIEKEYAYTLQYNTTEGDDELVKQIAKLLERMYGITGIDRPNILFTTGSQQALDLLARVFLDKDSICIVEFPVYLGAASAFRMMFPQFITIPLQDDGMDVDYLERKLKELDSEGKIKNVKFIYTVPNFHNPAGVTMSLEKRKRLVELAEKYDLLVIEDDPYGMLRFEGEHLPALYKLAGPDRVVLLNTFSKILTPGLRIGMIIGRADIVRKATLAKQAADLCSPSLNQRIAARYLERYDLFEQLKPGIELYKRKKDVMMKALEEEFADIKGVHWVNPQGGLFTWLTLPDGFDTMDMFEIAKEKMIYYIPGQAFTIDDSVSTSMRLSFCLPPEEKIIEGVKRLKAVVVEYGKRKGLIG
- a CDS encoding pyridoxal-phosphate-dependent aminotransferase family protein; the protein is MVRRYLLLSPGPTPVPHEILLEGAKETIHHRTPEFVKILEETLELCKYVFQTKYPVYVLTASGTGALETAVVNLVSPGEKAIIVNAGKFGERWVKIAQAYNVNVVEIKLDWGKAVTPEMIEKAMKEHPDAKVVFTTYSETSTGTVIDLENIAKLTKDTDVILVTDAVSGLLAEPLKMDEWGVDVVVSGSQKGWMLPPGLAFIAINDKAYAKVEKCTNSRYYFDLRQYKKSSPDNPWTTAVNLIYMLNKAVKMIKEEGIENVWERHRLYGEATRAAVRELGLTFFSERPGNVLTAVNSPEGIPASKLTKLMRDKYGVTIAAGQEPMKDEIFRISHLGYLTPFDIITGITALEFALAELGYKVQIGKGVLAAEEVLFKGLVK